In one Nicotiana sylvestris chromosome 8, ASM39365v2, whole genome shotgun sequence genomic region, the following are encoded:
- the LOC138875936 gene encoding uncharacterized mitochondrial protein AtMg00860-like, whose protein sequence is MCIDYWQLNKVTIKNKYPLPNIDNLFDQLEGAKVFSKIDLSYGYYQLKIRASDVPKRTFWTRHEENEKYIRIVLQTLRDSQLYAKFSKFEFWLDTIAFLGHVVSVEGIKVEPKKIEAVQNWTTPTSTIEIQSFLGLAGYYRQFVEGFSSRAAPLTRFTQKGALFRWSDECELRFQKLKIALTMTPVLVLHTGSGSYTVYCDAFRIGLSIVLMLDGRVTTHA, encoded by the exons ATGTGTATAGACtattggcagttgaacaaagtcactatcaagaacaagtatccattgccgaatATTGataacttatttgatcagcttgagggtgccaaggtgttttcaaagattgatttgagttaTGGCTACTATCAGCtgaagattagggcatctgatgtccctaagaggACTTTTTGGACTCG TCATGAGGAGAATGAGAAGTATATTCGGATTGtacttcagactctaagagatagtcagttatatgccaagttttcaaagtttgaGTTTTGGTTAGACACGATCGCCtttttggggcatgttgtatctgTCGAGGGCATAAAAGTGGaacctaagaagattgaggcagttcaaaaCTGGACTACACCCACTTCAActatagagattcagagtttccttggtttggcaggttattatcgccagttcgtggaagggttttcatccaGAGCAGCCCCATTGACTAGATTTACCCAGAAGGGTGCTTTGTTCAGGTGGTCTGATGAGTGTGAGttgagatttcagaagctcaagattgctTTGACTATGACGCCAGTGTTGGTGTTGCACACAGGTTCAGGATCTTAcacggtgtattgtgatgcatttcGTATTGGGCTCAGTATAGTATTGATGCTAGATGGCAGGGTGACTACACACGCGTag